CGTTTCAGGAGTTCTTTGCGGGCATCGGGGTGGATGGTGTAGCGGAGGCGGTCATTTTCGGGGAGGTAGTCCACTTCGTGGAAGGCGTGGCCGAGGGACAGTGCGGGGCCGGCGTCGCTGGGTTTGTCCCAGCCGTAGGCGGCGAGGACGGCGTGGTCCAGTTCGACGTGGAGCTTGCGCAGGGTGCAGATGCCAGCTACGGCTTCGTCCAGGGAACAGGTTCCGGGGGTGGTGGCGAGATGCTTGGTGAGCCAGGCGGTGGTTTCGCCTGGGGTGCCGCCAATCTCCGGGTCGTGGAAAAGGTTGTAGGTCTTGGTCAGACCCAATTGCAGCTTCAGCATCAGCTCGCGGCGGTGTTCGTGGTAGCGATGTCCGATGTCTTCCAGTTGGACTTCAACCGCTTTGCACTGCGAAAGTGGAAATGGAAAAGTGTCAATGCAGTCACCGTTGGTATAGCGAATCCGCGACTCCAACGTGGAGGCATAGCGCCAAGCCCATGCGCAGTGAAAGTCGGATTGGAATAGCGCAAAGTCCGCCCATCTTGTGCGAGCAACGACATTCGTCGTGACATCGTAGACAAAAGTGGCAGGGGCAAAACTCAAGAGTAAGTGTTTTGAAACACGAGAGGCCACAAGCACACGCGGCAAAGCCGCGATGGTTTCGTAGAGCTTTGGCCGTTTGTCTGCGTGTATCCACCACTTTTGTGGCAGGGGCCTTCGCAAGACGAACTCTCCCGCCTCATTTGTGCGAGTCCTCTCGGGTTTGACGCTCTTCTCCACAATGCTGAAGATATCCGGGTGCTCATGCCTACACTTCTCCTCTGGCCAATCGAAGAAGTTTATGACCCAGCGGCTAGGGGCTTGATGGGGAGTGCTATTAATGTCGTCACCAGTCAAATAGGGGAATAGAACAGATTTGGCGCTAGGCCGTTTGCGCATGAGGTCCTGCGCCTCATCGGGCTCCATCATAAAACCAAGCCCGAGAACAATTGATCCCTGGAAACTCTTGTTGGCGTTAGAGGCTAAACGCTCAGGGTCCGCCAATGTTTCGGCGTCATCAAGGTATGCGGTAATGCGCGAAACGGCTCTATTGTCGAGGTAGTGTTGTCTTCCCCATTTTCCTTTGTGGATGGTCAACAAGGAAACCTCCACCGCTGCTCTTCCTGGCCATTTTGTTGAGCGCACCGCAAAGACTATTGAACCCCCGTGGTCTATGATCACGTCCAAGCCACCTTCGCGGGCTCCACCTTGAGCAATCGTGTTAGTCGAGATGAGTGCTTGAAAGCCACCCTCACGAATCAAAGTGAAAACCCGCCTGAAAAAGTAGGTGACTAAGTCCACTGATCCGGCAGGCGCATATTCTGTTTTGACCCAGTTCAGAAATGAGTCGCCGAAGGTGCCGCTGAGTGCTCGATTCCCAAGGAATGGGGGATTGCCGAGAATGCAATCGAAGCCACCCTGTTCAACGATGTCCGGGAACTCCAAGAACCAGTGGAAAAACCGTTCCTTAAAGCCCACAGCGTTGGCTTTGGCGACGGCTTGGCTTTGGGGATTGCGCTTGCCGGTGAGGTAGTCGCGGTATTCTTCCTCAGTGCAGATGAAGGGGCGATTCTCGGGTGTCTTGGGGATGAAGAACTGGGCGACCTGGAGATTGGCCAGGGTGCGCAGCCGCCAAAGGTCTTTGCGCTGGGTGATCTCCTCGAACTTGGCCTGCTTCTTGGCGTAGTCGTCAGGCGTGTGGTCTGGGAGGTCAGCGAGTGCAGCGTAGTGCTGGGAGACGGGGTGGAGTTCCTGCCGGACTGTCTGGGCAAGGTCGAGTTTGATTTGCTTGGCGGCACTGGCGGCTTCTTCCCGCTGTTGCTTGTTGGACTTGCGGAAGGCAGCGGCAACTTCCTTGTCATCGCCAGGCAGGGTCTTGAAGGCTTCTTCAGGAATGCCGCGTTCCAGTTCCTTTTCGTGGGCCAGACCGACGATGGCGTTGCCGCACTTGATGTGGTGGTCCAGGAAGTTGAGGCTTTCACCCGGCACGTGGGCTTCAAGCCAGAGGGCGACTTTGCAGAGTTCGACAGCCAGCGGGTTGACGTCCACGCCATAGATGCAGTGGCGGATGACATCGCGCACCGCTTCACGGAAGGCAGAGGGTGAAGGCTGGTCTTCACCGGTGCGGACAATGGCGAGTTCGGTGGCAATGCGGCGGGCTGCATTGAGGAGGATGTGACCACTGCCGCAAGCCGGGTCGAGGACGCGGATGGAGAGCAGGGCCGCTTCCGCAGTTCGTTGATAGTTGAGAGTTGATGGTTGAGAGCGACCCACCTCACCCCGGCCCTCTCCCCCCTCGGAGGGCGGAGAGGGAGAAGACTTCGGCGCTTTAGCTGACTTTTCACGCGCTTCTTTCAACTTCTCCTCGATGATGTAGTCGAGGGAATGGTGGATGAGCGGGTGAGCGAGTTCGTCGGGGGTGTAGTGCGATTGGGTGTCGTCGTCGCTTTCCCGGAGTTCAAAACTGGGACGCTCTCCATTGGGCAGGAAGATGGGTTCGCGCTTGAGCAGCCCTTCATAAACGGAGCCGAATTCCTCGACGTTCAGGGCACCGTAGTTGACCCGAATCCATTGCTTGGTGTCGGGGTGCTGGAAGACGCTGAGGTTGCGGAAGCTGGTGAGGAGAACTTCGTTGTCGAGTTGGGCGTCGTTGAGCAGACCAATGGCGCGGTCACTGAAGAGGTCGCCAGCCAGAGGGGCGACGCCGAGCTTGTGGCCAGGGCTGCTGGCTTCAAAGAGACGGAAGGTGGCGTTGAGGCCAAGCCAGGCATCCTCGAAGTGCTTGTCAGCGAAGTAGCGCTTCTCGCCCAGTTTTCGGAGGCGTTGGATGCTGTAGAAGCGGTAGTAGATGTCGCGTTGCTTGCGGCTGGCCTTCTTGGGGTAGATGAGGTCGCGTTCCTCAATGACCATCAGGAACAGGATGCGGTAGATGAGGCGCAGGAGCCATTGATAGAGCTGGGTGGGCTGAACCTGGCCTGCTTTGACGGCATCACGGAAGGACTGGTTCTGAGGATGGCTGAGAAAACCGTTGGCCAGGGCGATGATGGATTTCTCAACGGCAGCGCTGAGGCCGTCACGGATGCGGGAGCCGGATTCGAGGGAGTCCTGGTGGTAGCGCTCAATGATGCACTCAGCACCAGCGTCGTGCTTGAGCGGCATCCGGGAAACGTGGACGAGCCGGTAAAGGAGAGCGAAGTCAGGGAACAGCTCTTCCTCCATCATGCGCTCCAAATCGAATTCGAGGTAGGAGAGCTTGATGAGGCGGCTGCTGTCACGCAGGAGGCGAAGCTGCTGGCCGTTGGTGACGATGGCGTAGAGGTGCTCGGTGAGGTTCAGGTATTCCTGCACCAGAGCATGAGGCGACATGCGCGGGCCGCTGTCCTCGCGTTTTTTGTCGAGGCTGTCCCGGTAGCCCATGATGTGGACTACAAACTGGTCGCGGGTGGGAACGCGATGGCTGAGGAAGTAGTTCTTGCCCAGGACCTCTTCGCCTTTGCGGGCCAGTTCAACCTGATAGCCCAGCAGACCCAGGAGCGGCACGACCCAGAAGTTGCGGGTCTCAGTGGTAGCGGAGGTGCCTTCCTTGGTGGCGTCGAGCTTACGACGGAAGATGCGCCAGAGGTCTTGGGCATCCGCCCAGGCACGGACAATCTCGTCCTTCACCTTGGCATCCGCAGGCAGCCCGAAGTCGGAGGGCTTCTGGCCAATGACATCGGCTTGCTCGATTTTCTCGAGGATGTCAGCGGCAAGAATGCTGCCTTCGATGCGGATGGAGGGGAATTTCATTTCTTCCGGTCCGTGCTCTCGGGCAGTTGCAGTGGGGCGTCTTTGAACCGCGCCTTGAGACGGGCACGGGCTAGGAGGACAGCCTGATGGAGTTTGCGCTCAAGTTCCTTCTTGGGCAGAACCTCGGTCCAGTAGGAGGCAACCCGGATGCCACTCTTTTCGAGATCGAGAAGCTCAACCGTTTCGTGCTTTTTGCCCGCGCAGAGGATCAGTCCAATGGGGGCTTCCTCACCGGGCTTGCGTTCATATTTATCGAGCCAGCGGAGGTAGAGTTCCATCTGCCCCTTGTCGCCGGGCTTGAACTCATCCAGCTTCAGGTCCATGGCGACAAGCCGCTTCAGGTGGCGATGGTAAAACAGCAGGTCGAGGTAGAAATCCTCTGCGTCCACCGTGATGCGTTTCTGACGTTCAAGGAAAGCGAAGCCGACACCCAGTTCCAAGATGAAGGACTCCATCT
This is a stretch of genomic DNA from Fontisphaera persica. It encodes these proteins:
- a CDS encoding Eco57I restriction-modification methylase domain-containing protein, whose amino-acid sequence is MKFPSIRIEGSILAADILEKIEQADVIGQKPSDFGLPADAKVKDEIVRAWADAQDLWRIFRRKLDATKEGTSATTETRNFWVVPLLGLLGYQVELARKGEEVLGKNYFLSHRVPTRDQFVVHIMGYRDSLDKKREDSGPRMSPHALVQEYLNLTEHLYAIVTNGQQLRLLRDSSRLIKLSYLEFDLERMMEEELFPDFALLYRLVHVSRMPLKHDAGAECIIERYHQDSLESGSRIRDGLSAAVEKSIIALANGFLSHPQNQSFRDAVKAGQVQPTQLYQWLLRLIYRILFLMVIEERDLIYPKKASRKQRDIYYRFYSIQRLRKLGEKRYFADKHFEDAWLGLNATFRLFEASSPGHKLGVAPLAGDLFSDRAIGLLNDAQLDNEVLLTSFRNLSVFQHPDTKQWIRVNYGALNVEEFGSVYEGLLKREPIFLPNGERPSFELRESDDDTQSHYTPDELAHPLIHHSLDYIIEEKLKEAREKSAKAPKSSPSPPSEGGEGRGEVGRSQPSTLNYQRTAEAALLSIRVLDPACGSGHILLNAARRIATELAIVRTGEDQPSPSAFREAVRDVIRHCIYGVDVNPLAVELCKVALWLEAHVPGESLNFLDHHIKCGNAIVGLAHEKELERGIPEEAFKTLPGDDKEVAAAFRKSNKQQREEAASAAKQIKLDLAQTVRQELHPVSQHYAALADLPDHTPDDYAKKQAKFEEITQRKDLWRLRTLANLQVAQFFIPKTPENRPFICTEEEYRDYLTGKRNPQSQAVAKANAVGFKERFFHWFLEFPDIVEQGGFDCILGNPPFLGNRALSGTFGDSFLNWVKTEYAPAGSVDLVTYFFRRVFTLIREGGFQALISTNTIAQGGAREGGLDVIIDHGGSIVFAVRSTKWPGRAAVEVSLLTIHKGKWGRQHYLDNRAVSRITAYLDDAETLADPERLASNANKSFQGSIVLGLGFMMEPDEAQDLMRKRPSAKSVLFPYLTGDDINSTPHQAPSRWVINFFDWPEEKCRHEHPDIFSIVEKSVKPERTRTNEAGEFVLRRPLPQKWWIHADKRPKLYETIAALPRVLVASRVSKHLLLSFAPATFVYDVTTNVVARTRWADFALFQSDFHCAWAWRYASTLESRIRYTNGDCIDTFPFPLSQCKAVEVQLEDIGHRYHEHRRELMLKLQLGLTKTYNLFHDPEIGGTPGETTAWLTKHLATTPGTCSLDEAVAGICTLRKLHVELDHAVLAAYGWDKPSDAGPALSLGHAFHEVDYLPENDRLRYTIHPDARKELLKRLLQLNHKLYAEEEAKGLHKKKPGKKTAHDAGDQPSLL